A genomic segment from Methanoplanus limicola DSM 2279 encodes:
- a CDS encoding DUF7504 family protein: MSRSFSDNSLVLILSNAMDLKEENVALTSVLSRNNYNVVIITSNLPASILTKEYESKGIEMKNVYFIDLITRYALGSNPGNSDSVQYVSTPENLTEIGIAITKLLNNIENDRIVFLFDSVTSMLIYTSSDKITRFLHFIVNKIRLKNSKGIFMATGGGINPALLMQLRTFVDAVIEDKEEIDDFFSS, encoded by the coding sequence ATGAGCCGGAGTTTTAGTGATAATAGTCTTGTCCTGATATTATCCAATGCCATGGACCTAAAAGAGGAGAATGTAGCATTAACTTCAGTTCTGTCCAGAAATAATTATAATGTTGTGATAATTACATCCAATCTTCCGGCATCAATTCTCACTAAAGAATATGAATCAAAAGGCATTGAGATGAAGAATGTCTATTTTATAGATCTAATAACAAGATATGCCCTCGGATCAAACCCGGGAAATTCAGATTCAGTCCAGTATGTCAGTACACCTGAAAACCTCACTGAGATCGGCATTGCAATAACTAAATTACTGAATAATATCGAAAATGACAGAATTGTCTTTCTCTTTGATTCTGTCACTTCAATGCTGATATATACATCTTCAGATAAGATAACCAGATTTCTCCATTTTATAGTCAACAAAATAAGGCTTAAAAATTCAAAGGGTATTTTTATGGCCACCGGAGGTGGTATAAATCCAGCACTCCTCATGCAGCTGAGAACCTTTGTTGACGCCGTAATTG